One genomic region from Nostoc sphaeroides encodes:
- a CDS encoding secondary thiamine-phosphate synthase enzyme YjbQ has product MTHYQKLLKISTTGKSFYNITAKIAAAVAESGVETGLCTLFLRHTSASLVIQENADPDVLVDLANFMAKLVPESGKYIHDAEGPDDMPAHIRTALTQTSEHIPINRGHLVLGTWQGIYIWEHRQRSHLRELVVHISG; this is encoded by the coding sequence ATGACTCACTACCAAAAGCTACTAAAAATTTCCACCACTGGTAAATCTTTTTACAATATCACTGCAAAAATTGCAGCCGCAGTTGCAGAATCGGGAGTTGAAACTGGTCTTTGTACTCTATTTTTACGCCACACTTCAGCCAGTCTAGTCATCCAAGAAAATGCCGATCCCGATGTCCTTGTGGATTTAGCTAACTTTATGGCAAAACTCGTGCCAGAATCGGGAAAATACATTCACGATGCAGAAGGCCCCGATGATATGCCGGCACACATTCGTACCGCACTCACCCAAACTTCTGAACATATCCCCATTAATCGTGGTCATTTAGTACTGGGAACTTGGCAAGGAATTTATATTTGGGAACACCGCCAGCGCAGTCATTTAAGAGAATTGGTTGTCCATATTTCTGGATAG
- a CDS encoding Nif3-like dinuclear metal center hexameric protein: MKIADLITWFEAWANPAWCESWDNCGWQIEPGVLQEKARVLVCLTPTLAVMQEAIALHANLIFAHHPLIFNPLKSLRTGEAIAEMLRLSFSHNIGIYTAHTNFDQVQDGTADVLAQILELKEVTPIVPTQGGLGYGRVGLLEPFLTLQELLAAIQTRLAPPNLIFSPSADLQQTISRVAVLGGSGASYISSVAKTGAQAYLTSDCKFHQFQESRDCNLILIDAGHYATERPACDRLAQKFHSLNLDWVQLSQKDEDFRQFFA, translated from the coding sequence ATGAAAATTGCTGACTTAATTACTTGGTTTGAAGCATGGGCAAATCCCGCTTGGTGTGAAAGTTGGGATAATTGCGGCTGGCAGATTGAACCAGGAGTGTTGCAGGAAAAAGCACGGGTTTTAGTATGCTTGACACCGACTTTAGCAGTAATGCAGGAAGCGATCGCTCTTCATGCTAACCTGATATTCGCCCATCATCCCTTGATTTTTAATCCTCTCAAATCTTTACGCACTGGGGAAGCGATCGCAGAAATGCTACGGTTATCCTTTAGCCACAATATTGGCATTTACACTGCTCACACCAATTTCGACCAAGTGCAGGATGGTACTGCTGACGTTTTAGCTCAAATTTTAGAACTCAAAGAAGTTACTCCCATAGTACCAACACAAGGAGGATTAGGATATGGTCGTGTTGGTTTGCTAGAGCCATTTCTAACATTACAGGAATTACTCGCAGCCATTCAAACCCGACTTGCTCCCCCTAATTTGATTTTTTCCCCAAGTGCTGATTTACAGCAAACAATTTCACGAGTTGCTGTTTTAGGTGGTTCGGGGGCTAGTTACATTTCATCTGTCGCTAAAACTGGTGCCCAAGCTTATCTGACTTCTGACTGTAAATTCCATCAGTTTCAAGAAAGCCGCGATTGCAATCTCATTTTAATCGATGCCGGACATTACGCTACCGAACGTCCGGCTTGCGATCGCTTGGCGCAAAAATTCCACTCCTTAAACCTAGACTGGGTGCAATTAAGTCAAAAGGATGAAGATTTCCGCCAGTTTTTTGCTTGA